In Limibacter armeniacum, a single window of DNA contains:
- a CDS encoding VC0807 family protein has translation MTSQKTAKKESPFMNLVVNILIPAIILSKFSDEGSLGPEKGLIVALAFPVCYGIYDFATNKKVNFVAILGFISVLLTGAIGLFQLPKEWVAIKEAAVPLLIGLVIIISIFTPYPLVEKMLYNDQLLKVDLINNLLDKNGTRELFRKKLVVTSWLLGLSFFLSAILNFVLAEVLIKSEPGSVAFNEELGQMTALSWPVIVLPAMLVMALALWYLVKSIKLCTGLGMQEVLQGVEESES, from the coding sequence ATGACATCACAAAAGACAGCCAAGAAGGAAAGCCCATTTATGAACCTGGTGGTTAATATCCTGATTCCTGCCATTATTCTATCAAAATTCAGTGATGAGGGGAGCTTGGGCCCTGAAAAAGGACTAATAGTCGCTCTAGCATTTCCTGTATGCTATGGTATTTATGACTTTGCCACGAACAAGAAAGTTAACTTTGTGGCTATTTTAGGTTTTATCAGTGTCTTATTGACTGGAGCGATTGGATTATTTCAATTGCCAAAAGAATGGGTTGCTATCAAAGAAGCAGCTGTACCATTGCTAATTGGACTGGTTATTATCATTTCAATATTCACTCCTTATCCATTGGTGGAGAAAATGCTTTATAATGATCAACTTCTGAAAGTTGACCTGATTAATAACCTGTTGGACAAAAATGGCACCAGAGAATTATTCAGAAAGAAACTGGTGGTTACTTCTTGGTTATTGGGACTTTCATTTTTCTTATCGGCAATACTCAACTTTGTTTTGGCTGAAGTATTGATCAAAAGTGAACCAGGATCTGTAGCATTTAATGAAGAGTTAGGTCAGATGACAGCTTTGAGTTGGCCTGTGATCGTATTGCCAGCAATGTTGGTAATGGCATTAGCACTTTGGTATTTGGTTAAAAGCATTAAGCTGTGTACAGGTTTGGGGATGCAGGAAGTGTTACAAGGTGTCGAAGAAAGTGAATCTTAA